The Fusarium poae strain DAOMC 252244 chromosome 2, whole genome shotgun sequence nucleotide sequence cgatgatgagcttATCTCGCGCGCGAGAAACAGTAGAGAACTGCGCGCCCATGATCGCATCGTATtgatggaagaagaagatatcgATCGACTCGTGACAGATTCGCGACAAAAGAAAGAGCGAGAGCGACGTGGCTCGGGGTTGGCTGTACCCAATTTAGGGAAAATGTTTGGGCGCCGAGGAAGCAGTTCAGGAAACCGTTCTGTCAACAGCTCAACAGAAAATCTCGTGACTGAAAAGCGAAAGACTCGGCGCCAGCGAAGACAAAAAAAGCGCGAGAAGCTTGTGGAACATGCGGAGCACGGAGAAGACGGTGAATTGATGTACGAGATGGAAGAGGGAGGTATGAAGGAAGGAAGCTCAACGGGCGAGAGCAGCGAGAGAGATGATAGCGACGAACTTGATCGACAACATCTCAATCTGATTGCCGAAGCGAAGACCCAGCGACGTCGCAGTTGGCGCCGGTGGGTCTTTATCCATTCACTTATTGCCATTGGATTTGCTATCCTGCTTCTTTTGGCATGGAAGCTTTCCAAGAATCGCAAGAGCAGAAACATGAAAGTGAACCAGACATTGGTTAGCAATGGAACCGCCCTCTTTGCGCCGACATCTCTTATCATCAGTCTGGACGGTTTTCGCGCCGACTTTCTTCAGAGAGGGCTTACACCCGCGCTGAACTCGTTTGTTGCCGAGGGTGTATCGCCAAAATGGATGCATCCGTCTTTCCCATCAGTCACTTTCCCAAACCATTACACTCTGGCGACTGGCCTGTATCCTGAGAGCCATGGTATCATTAGCAATACGTTCTGGGATCCCGAGCTTCAATCCCAATTCTATTACACCCATCCAGATCAGAGTCTAGACCCGAAATGGTGGGGAGGAGAGCCTTTCTGGGTGACAGCAGAGAGACAAGGAATCCGAAGTGCTATTCACATGTGGCCGGGCAGTGAAGCGCATGTTCTTCATACCGAGCCAAGCTTGATGGATAAATTCAATGGCAAGGAGACGCTCGACAACAAGGTTTCAAGGATTATGGAATTTCTGGATATGCCTGGGTTTGAAGACAAGACCTTGGACGCCAGCGATGTGCGGCCTCAACTGATTGCCGCCTATGTACCTCATGTTGACCGTGATGGCCATAAGTTTGGGCCTAATACCACTGAGATCCGCAAAACAATTCAAGATGTGGACGGTATGATAGGAAAGATTTTCCACGGTCTTGAAGAACGCAACTTGACCAACATTGTCAATGTCATTGTTGTTTCAGATCACGGCATGGCGTCAACTGACATCTCACGCCTCATTCAACTTGAGGACCTCATTGATACAAACAAGATTGAGCACATTGATGGCTGGCCGCTGTATGGTCTTCGGCCCAAAAATCCGGATGACTTGCAAGGGCTCTACGATGAGCTAAAGGAGAAGTCTAAATCAAACCCTAACTTCCAGGTCTATCTCCGGGATATCGACATGCCCGAGCGATACCACTTTTCCAAGCACCATCGCATTGCTCCCCTGTGGGTTGTCCCTGAAACAGGATGGGCTATCGTGACCAAGGAGGAGTTtaatgttgaagatggaaagaagaaaaacctTGTCTACCATCCTCGAGGTCTTCATGGATATGACCACGAGCACCCGTTGATGCGGGCTATCTTCATCGCCCGTGGCCCAGCATTCCCCCACCCGGCCAACAGCCAAATCGACGTTTTCCGTAAGTCTTGATTCTCTGCTAAAAAGCATGTTCTTGTCACTAACTTTGGAATCAGAAAATATCGAGGTGTACAACATGCTGTGTGACTCTGTTGGCCTGGCACCCGCTCCCAACAACGGAACACTGCGGCTCCCACTGAAGCCTATTGGTGTTCACACGCCTGAAGATGCACCTGAAGAGCCAGAAGATCCCCCGTCCGCTCCCAAGGAGTCGGCTCGGCCAACTGTGCCAGAGAAGCCAACCCAACCTGTGCGTCCTACTGTCCACCAGAAACCTACTCAGCCTCAACGGCCGACAGTGCCTGTCGCTCCTACGCAATCTGTCAAAACCACGGTCTCACTTAAGAAACCAGCAAAGCCATCCAAGTCACCAGCACCATCCAAAGGAAGCGACGACAAAGATGAGGGCAGTGACAGTGATAGCGATagtgacgacgatgatgatgacaaggaCAAAGGCATCTGGGACTGGTTCACCCACAAGGTGGAGAAGGTCTGGCACAAGATTACTGGCGATGACTAGATGTTTTAGTGCGTGGTATATTTATTGTCTTTCTTTATGGGATTTACGCGGCGTTTGAAACGGATGATGAGTCCAAGGCTGACTCATGGGGCGTTTGATACCATGCTTGGATGGCTTTGTGAATCATTAGGCAGAATTGGTGTAAATATGATATCGGTTTATTCGTATCATGAACGGTTCATTTAGGCATTCTTGGTTGAAAGTGAGGCGATCATGCTTACTGTTGCACGCCACTGAGAAGAATGGgattcagcagcagcaagtcTCAATGCCAACCAGATATTAGTTCAACCAGTCACCACTAATAAGGCAATGTCAAAAGAAAGGCCACCGATCGACCGAAAATACATGAGTATAATCTGTGTTGTCACTATTAGAGTACTGACTGGCACTCAATTATGTGTTTGAGATTGATCGAGTGATGGTGTAGCCTGTCATCTGCATTTGTATTGCACTTTCACCCGCATATCCCTATACATTACTGCCACGTAGCATTGATTCTAAGACATTATGAGTTCTGAGTGATCTTTTTTCTCAGCCAAGAAGTTCATTCCTTGTTTGAATTTCAGCTGTTATCAGAGAGGGACACGGGTAAGAATTCTACTCGCAAGCCATGGAGGAGAGTTAGGTGAGGCTTTGAATTTACGGCTTTGTTTATCTAACAAATAGATAAATTTATGTCTTTTCGGTGGAAAATACATTTGAATTTGCTGTGTTTATAACTAATATACTGGCATTCTCTTTTCAGTTTTCAAATTGTTGAGCTCCAGACTATGTCTGCGTGCGAATCATAGTAATAACAAATTTTATCGATGATTTCATGAAGAGAGAGGTAGGCAATTCAATGTGGAGACCAGTACTGACCTAGTCGTAAAAAAAAATTAGCCTTTAAGCAATAAATAGTGCAAAAAACAATTAAACTAACCGCCCATCTAAAATAGCATATAACTGACTGGGTAATTTCTTCTCTCACACCATTAGTAGTAGTCAAATGCATCTTCTTGATGCCCCTGACCAGAATAACATGATATGACCTAGGGGGCAATCTTTGCCCCTCCTCCACTACAACATGCTACTGCTGCCTGCATTAGTGCAATTCTTCCACTGTGAATACGCGTGACGCGGCAGAGCTCCTTCCATACTGTCGGGTACACTCCATGCACTCACCCAAAGACTCAACAGTCACAGGCTACAATTCACCCTGAACAATAAACCTTGCATCTATCAACTACCTACCCGCATACCAGTCTTCAACTGCCGCATATCGCTTCAACTCATCTCAGCATTACATGGTCAGCGATTCGAGCGTTCTTGCCCTTCGCGCGTATCACCCAAAGCAGTAGACGTCCCTTGTGAATGCGCATATCTGCAGATTGCAGTATTGAGCGTTGTCAGCCACTCAAGTCGCCTTGTGTACCCAAATCTTGATGGCCGGCCCCTTGCCCCCTGTGGCCCGCTGCTGTCGCTGACCGAGAGGCTCTCGGATGATACTGCCCTTGTACACTGTCTCGTTCGCCTTCCTGCAGGCTACAGCGCAAGATGGCCGACGAGGATACCACCTCCGTGAGCGTGGAGGAGCACCAGGTCAAGGAGGAGTTACTCGTGCAAAAGGTTGTCCTTGAATCCCTCGATGATGCCGACTACGACGGAGTCGAGGAAATGCGACAAGATGCCCGCGAGGAGATTTCTCGCCTTAAAAAGCTACTTCACGATTTGAGACAAAAAAAGCAATCAACAATATGTATGTATCATTCACAAGCATATGTCGGGCGCCATCTTTTTCTTGTAATTTAACTAACTTTCCCCGAGCCGGTGAAATCCTTCAAAAGACCCATGCGCCGAAAGGTTCTTCGAGTGTATCCTCCAGTTCAGGTATGTATTCTTATCATGATTTTGTTTGAACCCTATACAAAAAGTTGTCTTAAACTCAAGATCTGTCACCCCAACACCAGAAGTTTGCACCTCATGTTTCGGTCTTGCTGTGATTCACCGTTGTGTTTCGTCTAAACATGGTTGCCTGCTCTTTGACAGAGAAAGTATCAATACGCTCGCTCAATCTTCTACAACTCTTACTCTATCTCTATGCGACCTTCCTAGGCTTCGGACTGATTTTTCCTCTAGGTGGACGGCAACGAGATACAGCTTCCGTCATGAATCCTGCTACGAAGTATGGGAACTTCTCCTATGCCCTGCCGAGCCGGAAAAGGGGAGCCGACTCAGCTCATCTATCTGGTCATGAGAGTCAAGCAAAAGCTCGCCGGTTCTCTCCTACTTCGTTCGAGGACTTGATTTCGGATGTACCGGCCAACAATAGCCCAGATTATGGATCTGTCGACTTCATTGACCTTACTGGGTAAATTGTTTAGCATTTTAAACAGCCCCCAAGCACTAACAAAGCTATTCTAGGGACGATGATGATTTTGTCGCAGAACAGATCAAGGCCGAGCAGAGACAAAAACAAGAACACTCGGACCGAGCGTTTGcaaattttctttttagccAAGACTCTTCTAACCAGATGACAACACAATCTCCTGAGAACAATGCCTTCGCAAGGATAATGGGCAGTCAGCTTCCAACTGGCCCTTTAGTCCCCGACGAAGACAGCCCGTCTCGTATGCCTGGTGCTTACGATACACGTTGGGATGATCTGACCGGGACTGGTCCAGCTTTCACAATCCCCCAAAGACAACTAGGCCCTCAATACATACCTCCACCAGCCCCTTCGTaccacaacaccaacaaTGAAGAGCCAGATGTTATGTTTGCGGGGTCTGTTGCTCATGCTCCCCATCCTACAGGTCGCGCGGAGCAAATGGTCCCTGGCATGAGTACGGGCTATCCAGATTTGACTAGATACGGTGTTTACCATTCACCTCATATGGCCGGCATGTCTGGCCTTTCGCACAGGCCTCCTCCTTCGTTTGTGCCAGGTTCTTTTGCAAGTCCATCGTCTTTGAGTGACCTCATTGGGCGGACGAATAGGTTCGATTTTACCAACGGAGTAGATGGCGGTGGCAATCCATTGCCTAGTCATCTCAGAGAATGGATGCAGGATCCTGATCACGATCCTTATGCCAATTTTCAAGGGCCTCAATTGGACGCAAAGGAGCTTGAGGATCTGCTCGCAAACATCTCTTCCGACATGGATCTACCAAAGGCAGGTCTAGGGGAGGCTCCAGCCGGGTTAAAGAGACCACTGTACCCTCACCAGGATATCGCCCTTgcctggatgaagaagatggagtCGGGTACGAACAAGGGCGGTATTCTTGCTGACGACATGGGGTTGGGAAAGACGATTTCGACACTCGCCCTTATTCTGGCTCGCCCAGCGACGACTCGACCCAAGGTACGTATTTAAAACCCAGCAACAAACCTAGCACTGACCAAACAGACAAACTTGATTGTCGCTCCTGTCGCGCTCATTCGGCAGTGGGAGGAGGAGATTGCCACCAAAACCAAATCATCTCACCATCTATCGGTATATGTGCACCATGGTAAACGGACTTCGATAAACGAGCTACTCACACACGATGTGGTCTTGACCACCTACGGCTCACTCTCACACGAACTCAAACGTCTTGACAAGTTTCTAGAGGAAAATCCCGAAGAGGATCAAATCGACTGGAATCACCGAACTCCCAACCTCAGTTTCCCACTCCTGCATCCCAAGGCTAAATTTTACCGCGTAATCCTGGATGAAGCACAGTGTATCAAGAACGAGAAGACACAAGCTGCTAAGGCATGCACTCAACTAAAGTCAATTCACCGATGGTGTCTCACCGGAACACCTATGATGAATGGTGTCTTGGAACTTTACTCGCTGGTTAAGTTTCTCAGAATCAGACCTTACTGCAAGTGGGAAGACTTCCGTCAGGTATGTTATTGTTGATCTTCACGATTGCTTGTCACTAACACTCACTACTTTAGTCTTACGGGCGACTATTCGGCCGCAACGGCGACCCGAAAAGCACCGCGATGAGGAAACTACAAGTGTTTCTCAAAGCCATCATGCTTCGCCGAAAGAAGAACTCGTTACTCGATGGCAAACCCATCCTCAGGCTGCCGGAGAAGACTGAGAATATCGTTTATGCTACGTTCTCTCCTGAGGAGCTTGACTTCTACACTCAATTGGAAAAGAATGCCCAAGTATTGGTCAGCAAGTATATTCGTGAGAGATCCGTCAGCAAGAACTACTCGAACATTCTTGTCCTTCTACTCCGTCTTCGCCAAGCTTGTTGCCATCCGCATCTAAACCTCGACGTCGATGACGCGCCATCTGCAGTGTCTGACGAGGATAAGAAAAAGATTGTCGAAGAGCTCGATGAAGCCATCGTCGAAAGAATCAAGGGTATCGAATCCTTTGAGTGCCCTATCTGCTACGACGCTGTTCAGTGTCCCAGCTTTTTTGTTCCTTGCGGGCATGACAGCTGCGGCGAGTGCCTTGTCCGCATTACTGAGAGCGCCCATGCAAACAACTTACAGGAAGGGACCGAAAGCAGCCGGGCTAGGTGCCCTGTCTGTCGTGGCCACTTTGACCCTACTAAATGCTTTTCATACGATGTCTTTAGGCAGGTGCACATGCCCGAAACCATCGAGCAAGGATCTGTCAAAGACGAGGAAGTTGTTGGGGAAACTAACACGAGTGAAGACTCAGAGAGCGACTCAGACTACGAATCTGACGATGAGGTTGATAAGCAAGGCAACCTCAAGGACTTTATCGTTAACGACGATCTTTCTGACAACGAGGTCCTAACCAGAAAGAAGCGCAAAGGAAAGGCGAAAGGAAAGGGCAAAGAGAAAGCACTCGACGTGAAACCATCGATGCTCAAGACCCTGCGCAAAGAGGCTTGCAGGAACCGCGACGCGTACAAGAAGTACATGAGGTACTTGCGCAAGACCTGGGAGCCTGCTTCTAAAGTAACGGAGTGCTTGAATCTCCTCAAGGAAATCGAAGCTACCGGAGAGAAGACCATCATATTCTCCCAATGGACTCTGTTACTCGACCTTCTACAGGTGGCCATGCGGGGCGAGAACATGACAAAACCCGAACGTTACGACGGATCCATGTCGGCGACACAACGCAATATCGCGGCTCACAATTTCCGTGATGGAAAGGACGTCAAAGTTATGTTGGTATCTCTCAAGGCTGGCAACGCAGGCCTCAACCTTACTGCTGCTTCTCGGGTAATCATTATGGACCCTTTCTGGAACCCTTACATCGAGATGCAGGCTGTCGATCGCGCATATCGTATCGGCCAGCAGAAGCCAGTCAAGGTGTACCGCATATTGACAAAGGAGACGGTCGAAGATCGCATTGTTGAGCTtcagaacaagaagaaagaaatggTCGAAGCGGCCTTGGACGAGAACCAAGGTGCTTACATTGGACGACTAAGCGAAAACGACCTTAGGAATCTTTTCAACATCCGCGATTAGACAAGCATGGTCATTAATGGAATGTCGGCAAGGTGCCGACGATTTACTGTACGTTATGAAAGGAGGTAAACTTTTTTCATTGGATCTTTTTAGAGTCAAGGAAGGGGACAGCATCGTTACCACAGCTCTCATTTCTCCCGGAGATGTGGAAAGCCAGGAGACTGATCGCATCCAAGAAGCCAATCCATCGAGACCGCTGGGGATTTGGGACGGAAACGGCATCTGATCAATGCTGGCTGTCCACATGCGACGCTCTCAGGTAGAAGATGCAATGCGGATTATGATTTGCGGAATGCGAAAAGACATGGAAGAGATTATGTGCTGTAGGAACTAGCTAACGAAATTCAATATGTGTGTCATACTGCATACAACGTGTAAGAATGTGCATTTGCGCATACTCTGTTCCAAACGTCTATCCAGCTTTTGCCACACGCGGGCTGCTTCTCAAAAACCTTTGTTTAGTTCATTGAGTGGCCCTATATCTCTATTTCCGTTCACAAAAATACTCTTCCAAGACTTCGATGGTAATGTCTTACGTCTGGTGAAAATCCAAACCACAGTCCCTTCTACCCTACCCTGGTCTCCCATAGTTCAGATCCCATCTTGTGACGGCATCCTTCGGATCTCTTGATCGACTATAGCCTGCACACTTTCCTTTTCGCCATCATCCGACCATGTCCATTCCTGGCGTGTCAGCTTACCGTCAACCAAAGATGTGCTTCTCACACGTAAGTTTGACGTCTCTGTAACAGCGAACGACAACTCAAACTCTTCATTACTACGGTTACGGATGGCGTTGCCCTGGATACTCCGTGTCCATGGGGACGAAAGGTTGGAAAGGCAGTGCTCCGCGAGTAGATGCGTGGCGGCGGTGCCGAGATAATCGGCTAAAGCGTGGGGGTCGGGGTATCCCTCTTTGTAGGGGGCGCAAACAGACGATAGTGGCGAGTTGGGCGGTAGAATGACGGTGTAATGAGTCGCTGTGACAGGAACTTGGAATGTGCGGCCGCGAACGGTGCATGTGATGTTGGGGAGGATGGTGAGCTTTATGTTGAACTCGATATGGTTCAACATGTTCTTGATCATGGACTGCGAAGCCGCGAGTTGATTAGGTCCTTGATTTGAGGGGTCCGAATCTGAGGGGGACATTTTGGGGGTGCTGAGAACGAAACTAGACGAAATTCCAGCTCGTTGTAGCGACTTGACAAGATCGCCAACATGCTGGGTAACAATCCTGACGTTTCTAAAATGCATGAGACGGGCGATAATAGGGCGAAGAAGGGCATGTGTCTGCTGGCCTCGCGATCGTGGGATATGAGGAGGCATAGGGCGTGTCCTCAGCAGTTCGTTCTGTCTGTGGGCATAACCCAGGAGAATATGTAAAGATAGTGATATCGCCTCAGCGATATGGTTGTCTGGAAGGCCATCGTCTGATGAAGCATAGGTGCCGAGTGGTACCAACTCTAGGATGATTCGCGACTTGGACCCTGGATCAATGTCGCAGGTAAGTCGGGAGCCATCTGGCTTGACATCGTAGGCTGCTAGGGTACGGGCTTCTCGTGTGAGCTCATGCCAAAGTTCTTGTGAAAAGATGGTGTTTCGAGCTTCAAGGACATGCTCTTCGAGGGGGGCATCAACAACTGTCTCGGCTGGTAGAGCAGAGCGACCAGCAATTTTGCCATCCCTCTCATATGTTACCACGACTCTCTCCGAAACTCCTCCCAGTTTACCGCAGTCAAGCTGGACTGTCCCGTCGGCACCTTTCCTCATGGGTGCAAGGCTATTTCTGTACTCGGGTGCGGCTATCAAGCGCGTTAGTAAAGCCGTGACTGGTATTCATGGTGGAGGTCAACATACCTTCTGAAAAGCCAAACCGAACACCCAGTGTGTGCCTCTCTGAGGGAACCCTAGTTATAGACCACCCCGACTTTTGGACGGCGACAATATCCTCCCAGTACTTTCCCTCGGCTGTGACTTGCTTTTGAAGGACGGAGCTCGCAGCTTCGGCAGCGTCGCGTACCTTGTTGGTTTGCATCAGCGTGAAGCCAAGTGCTATATTCTCCTGCTCTTGTGCCTTGGCTGAGGTCATAGGCGAGTTGTCCAGTTTATCGGCACCTATTGTACCTATTCCCACCATGTCGCGTAGGCCTTGGGAGAGGGTAACGCCGGCTTGGGTAGGGTTCTGCTTCGAAatgaggagggagaggaagTCGAGGGTCAGGAGGGCTGTATTTCCTGCGATGCTGAAAGATGTCAGTCTGAGCTTCAACTTGAAATCAATTGTCCGATTCTCCTGGACAACAAGAGCTTCCCATACTCGAGATTCTTAAACATCTCCATGCGCACTTCTTGGAGATCTCTGGTCGCATCCTGatcctcttcgtcgtcgtcttcatcggCTTCGTCCATATCCACGTCTTTCTCTTGGGAGTCTCCATTTGTCGCATTTTCTTGGGCAATTTCCTCCCTGAGTTTAGCTTCTGACAGAGCTCGAAATCCGCCCGGTTGCGCGTTGACACGAGCAATAAATTCGGCAATATTTCGAGGTTTGCGATCGGCGACGGGAGGCGGTCGCAGGGACAGCGGTTGGCTCTCGCCGCCTGTGGTCATGATGGCTCGAATTGTGGGTGTTCGCTGGGTGTTTCGTTTTCGAGCGCTCTAGAAGCTTTTAAGGCATACCGCGATTCGGGTAATTGACCTTGATTTCCTCtattttctttgtttgttgGACCCGGTCAAGTtttggtgatgttgttgctgtAAAGTTTGGGTCGTAC carries:
- a CDS encoding hypothetical protein (TransMembrane:1 (i200-219o)~BUSCO:11809at5125) — protein: MSPSTLNTAPSQVDRDNASFLSPIAYDDDASSLHSRSDQDTDTDDDELISRARNSRELRAHDRIVLMEEEDIDRLVTDSRQKKERERRGSGLAVPNLGKMFGRRGSSSGNRSVNSSTENLVTEKRKTRRQRRQKKREKLVEHAEHGEDGELMYEMEEGGMKEGSSTGESSERDDSDELDRQHLNLIAEAKTQRRRSWRRWVFIHSLIAIGFAILLLLAWKLSKNRKSRNMKVNQTLVSNGTALFAPTSLIISLDGFRADFLQRGLTPALNSFVAEGVSPKWMHPSFPSVTFPNHYTLATGLYPESHGIISNTFWDPELQSQFYYTHPDQSLDPKWWGGEPFWVTAERQGIRSAIHMWPGSEAHVLHTEPSLMDKFNGKETLDNKVSRIMEFLDMPGFEDKTLDASDVRPQLIAAYVPHVDRDGHKFGPNTTEIRKTIQDVDGMIGKIFHGLEERNLTNIVNVIVVSDHGMASTDISRLIQLEDLIDTNKIEHIDGWPLYGLRPKNPDDLQGLYDELKEKSKSNPNFQVYLRDIDMPERYHFSKHHRIAPLWVVPETGWAIVTKEEFNVEDGKKKNLVYHPRGLHGYDHEHPLMRAIFIARGPAFPHPANSQIDVFQNIEVYNMLCDSVGLAPAPNNGTLRLPLKPIGVHTPEDAPEEPEDPPSAPKESARPTVPEKPTQPVRPTVHQKPTQPQRPTVPVAPTQSVKTTVSLKKPAKPSKSPAPSKGSDDKDEGSDSDSDSDDDDDDKDKGIWDWFTHKVEKVWHKITGDD
- a CDS encoding hypothetical protein (BUSCO:5604at5125); this translates as MADEDTTSVSVEEHQVKEELLVQKVVLESLDDADYDGVEEMRQDAREEISRLKKLLHDLRQKKQSTISGEILQKTHAPKGSSSVSSSSGGRQRDTASVMNPATKYGNFSYALPSRKRGADSAHLSGHESQAKARRFSPTSFEDLISDVPANNSPDYGSVDFIDLTGDDDDFVAEQIKAEQRQKQEHSDRAFANFLFSQDSSNQMTTQSPENNAFARIMGSQLPTGPLVPDEDSPSRMPGAYDTRWDDLTGTGPAFTIPQRQLGPQYIPPPAPSYHNTNNEEPDVMFAGSVAHAPHPTGRAEQMVPGMSTGYPDLTRYGVYHSPHMAGMSGLSHRPPPSFVPGSFASPSSLSDLIGRTNRFDFTNGVDGGGNPLPSHLREWMQDPDHDPYANFQGPQLDAKELEDLLANISSDMDLPKAGLGEAPAGLKRPLYPHQDIALAWMKKMESGTNKGGILADDMGLGKTISTLALILARPATTRPKTNLIVAPVALIRQWEEEIATKTKSSHHLSVYVHHGKRTSINELLTHDVVLTTYGSLSHELKRLDKFLEENPEEDQIDWNHRTPNLSFPLLHPKAKFYRVILDEAQCIKNEKTQAAKACTQLKSIHRWCLTGTPMMNGVLELYSLVKFLRIRPYCKWEDFRQSYGRLFGRNGDPKSTAMRKLQVFLKAIMLRRKKNSLLDGKPILRLPEKTENIVYATFSPEELDFYTQLEKNAQVLVSKYIRERSVSKNYSNILVLLLRLRQACCHPHLNLDVDDAPSAVSDEDKKKIVEELDEAIVERIKGIESFECPICYDAVQCPSFFVPCGHDSCGECLVRITESAHANNLQEGTESSRARCPVCRGHFDPTKCFSYDVFRQVHMPETIEQGSVKDEEVVGETNTSEDSESDSDYESDDEVDKQGNLKDFIVNDDLSDNEVLTRKKRKGKAKGKGKEKALDVKPSMLKTLRKEACRNRDAYKKYMRYLRKTWEPASKVTECLNLLKEIEATGEKTIIFSQWTLLLDLLQVAMRGENMTKPERYDGSMSATQRNIAAHNFRDGKDVKVMLVSLKAGNAGLNLTAASRVIIMDPFWNPYIEMQAVDRAYRIGQQKPVKVYRILTKETVEDRIVELQNKKKEMVEAALDENQGAYIGRLSENDLRNLFNIRD
- a CDS encoding hypothetical protein (BUSCO:34034at5125), encoding MTTGGESQPLSLRPPPVADRKPRNIAEFIARVNAQPGGFRALSEAKLREEIAQENATNGDSQEKDVDMDEADEDDDEEDQDATRDLQEVRMEMFKNLDIAGNTALLTLDFLSLLISKQNPTQAGVTLSQGLRDMVGIGTIGADKLDNSPMTSAKAQEQENIALGFTLMQTNKVRDAAEAASSVLQKQVTAEGKYWEDIVAVQKSGWSITRVPSERHTLGVRFGFSEAAPEYRNSLAPMRKGADGTVQLDCGKLGGVSERVVVTYERDGKIAGRSALPAETVVDAPLEEHVLEARNTIFSQELWHELTREARTLAAYDVKPDGSRLTCDIDPGSKSRIILELVPLGTYASSDDGLPDNHIAEAISLSLHILLGYAHRQNELLRTRPMPPHIPRSRGQQTHALLRPIIARLMHFRNVRIVTQHVGDLVKSLQRAGISSSFVLSTPKMSPSDSDPSNQGPNQLAASQSMIKNMLNHIEFNIKLTILPNITCTVRGRTFQVPVTATHYTVILPPNSPLSSVCAPYKEGYPDPHALADYLGTAATHLLAEHCLSNLSSPWTRSIQGNAIRNRSNEEFELSFAVTETSNLRVRSTSLVDGKLTRQEWTWSDDGEKESVQAIVDQEIRRMPSQDGI